A portion of the Punica granatum isolate Tunisia-2019 chromosome 7, ASM765513v2, whole genome shotgun sequence genome contains these proteins:
- the LOC116212637 gene encoding calcium-binding protein KRP1 produces MASSKNSAAPQNFHDFLPVMAQKLGGEGLIGELCNGFNLLVDGEKGVITFDSLKRNAALLGLKDLSDDDLRSMLREGDFDGDGALNQMEFCVLMFRLSPELMDESEALLEEALEEDFRGFC; encoded by the coding sequence ATGGCGTCTTCCAAGAATTCAGCCGCCCCTCAGAACTTCCACGACTTCTTGCCCGTCATGGCCCAGAAGCTCGGCGGCGAAGGCCTCATCGGGGAGCTTTGTAACGGGTTCAACCTGCTGGTGGACGGGGAAAAAGGGGTCATCACGTTTGACAGCTTGAAGAGGAACGCGGCCCTCCTGGGGTTGAAGGACCTGAGCGACGACGATCTTCGGTCTATGTTGAGGGAGGGGGATTTCGACGGCGATGGGGCGCTTAATCAGATGGAGTTCTGTGTCCTGATGTTTAGACTGAGCCCCGAGCTGATGGACGAGTCCGAGGCTCTGTTGGAGGAGGCCCTTGAGGAGGACTTCAGGGGATTTTGCTGA
- the LOC116214740 gene encoding G-type lectin S-receptor-like serine/threonine-protein kinase At4g27290, translating to MEGQIFLLCCCFTLFSVTMLCSAVDTISAGGSISDGETVVSSDGCFELGFFDPENSKRYLGIWYKKISPGTVVWVANRNIPLNDTSGVLRLTNQGILVLSTETKANITIWSSSSSGEPVTNPVARLLETGNLVVSVGGKIVWQSFDYIGDTFLPGMKCGRNLVTGLDNYLTSWKRSSDPSSGEYTNKLDHNGYPQIFLRKGPVIRFRSGPWNGLRFSGMPNLKPNPIYTFEFVYNDQEIYYKYELINSSVVTRMVLNQFGSLQRFVWINRTQDWILYVSAEMDNCDHYSLCGAYGSCNIANLPPCGCLRGFKPKFQSDWKSGDWSNGCVRKTELTCKDGEGFIKIPSVKLPDTRNSWFNRTIDLKECEKWCLRNCSCTAYSSLDIRGGGSGCLIWFNELIDIREYTENGQDLYLRMAASELGSNGEMKRRVRTIIIPVLLGAVIIGVIYVLLAKKKKRLKLGEQIIEDKQSDGNNDEDLKLPLFSFNAIADATNNFSDKNKLGEGGYGPVYKGKFRDGQDIAVKRLSKESKQGDGQFKNEVILIAKLQHRNLVRLLGCCIQGEEKMLVYEYMPNKSLDSFIFDRAQSSLLDWPQRCKIINGIARGLLYLHQDSRLRIIHRDLKASNILLDEEMNAKISDFGMAKCFGGDETEANTRRVVGTYGYMSPEYVIDGIFSVKSDVFSFGVLVLEIINGKRNRGFNHPDHKLNLLGHAWKLFQEGRPEDLMDAPVRDSCDISEVGRSIQVGLLCVQQSPEDRPSMASVVLMLSSDISLPQPKEPGFFTERQLIEGDSSSSKIDFCSTNKMTMTLLTAR from the exons ATGGAAGGCCAAATCTTCCTCTTGTGTTGTTGCTTCACTCTCTTCTCCGTCACCATGCTTTGTTCTGCAGTTGACACTATATCTGCAGGTGGGTCCATCTCTGATGGAGAGACTGTAGTCTCGTCAGATGGATGCTTCGAGCTCGGGTTCTTCGACCCTGAGAACTCGAAACGGTACCTTGGAATCTGGTACAAGAAGATATCTCCCGGAACAGTCGTGTGGGTCGCGAACAGGAACATCCCTCTCAATGACACCTCTGGAGTCCTTCGGCTGACCAACCAAGGTATACTAGTCCTTTCCACCGAGACAAAGGCAAACATCACCATTTGGTCTTCCAGCTCGTCTGGGGAACCTGTGACAAATCCTGTTGCTCGGCTTTTGGAAACCGGAAATCTCGTTGTCTCTGTTGGAGGCAAAATTGTGTGGCAGAGCTTTGACTATATAGGGGATACTTTTCTGCCCGGGATGAAGTGCGGGAGGAACCTGGTGACGGGTCTCGATAACTACCTCACTTCCTGGAAGAGAAGCAGTGATCCTTCAAGTGGCGAGTACACGAATAAGCTCGATCACAATGGGTACCCTCAGATATTTCTGAGGAAGGGACCAGTGATTCGTTTCAGGTCAGGTCCCTGGAACGGTCTGAGATTCAGTGGGATGCCCAACCTGAAGCCGAACCCGATATATACGTTCGAGTTTGTTTACAATGACCAGGAGATTTATTACAAGTACGAACTTATCAACAGCTCGGTCGTCACTAGGATGGTTTTGAACCAGTTTGGCTCCCTGCAGAGGTTCGTATGGATAAACCGGACTCAAGATTGGATCCTTTACGTGTCAGCAGAGATGGATAACTGCGACCACTACTCACTCTGCGGGGCCTATGGGAGTTGCAACATTGCCAATTTGCCTCCCTGTGGTTGCTTGAGAGGGTTCAAGCCAAAGTTTCAATCTGATTGGAAGTCAGGTGATTGGTCTAATGGATGTGTCCGTAAGACTGAACTAACTTGCAAGGATGGGGAAGGATTTATTAAGATCCCGAGTGTGAAACTACCTGACACAAGGAACTCGTGGTTTAATAGAACCATAGACCTCAAAGAGTGCGAGAAGTGGTGCTTAAGGAACTGCTCATGTACAGCTTACTCGAGCTTGGATATAAGAGGAGGAGGGAGTGGCTGTTTGATTTGGTTCAATGAGTTGATCGACATCAGGGAGTATACTGAGAATGGACAGGATCTTTATCTAAGAATGGCTGCCTCCGAATTAG ggtccaatggAGAGATGAAGAGACGAGTGAGAACCATAATCATACCTGTCCTGTTAGGAGCAGTTATCATCGGAGTTATTTATGTCTTGCTcgcaaagaagaagaagcggCTTAAGCTTGGAG AACAAATAATAGAGGATAAACAAAGCGATGGCAATAATGACGAGGACCTCAAGCTACCGCTGTTCAGTTTTAATGCAATAGCTGATGCCACGAATAATTTCTCAGACAAAAATAAGCTTGGGGAGGGAGGCTACGGACCTGTTTATAAG GGGAAGTTCAGGGACGGGCAAGATATAGCAGTGAAGCGACTTTCAAAGGAATCCAAACAAGGGGACGGTCAATTCAAGAACGAAGTCATACTCATCGCCAAGCTTCAGCACAGGAACCTTGTGAGGCTCCTCGGATGTTGCATCCAGGGGGAAGAGAAGATGTTGGTGTATGAATACATGCCCAATAAAAGCTTGGATTCGTTTATCTTCG ATCGGGCACAAAGCAGTTTGCTGGATTGGCCGCAACGGTGCAAGATCATCAATGGAATTGCTAGGGGCCTCCTTTACCTTCACCAGGACTCGAGGCTAAGAATCATTCACAGAGATTTAAAAGCAAGCAACATTCTACTGGACGAGGAAATGAACGCAAAGATTTCAGACTTTGGAATGGCAAAATGTTTTGGAGGGGATGAAACGGAAGCAAACACAAGAAGGGTCGTTGGCACATA TGGATATATGTCTCCAGAGTACGTGATTGACGGGATCTTTTCGGTGAAATCGGATGTTTTTAGCTTCGGTGTGTTGGTGCTAGAGATAATCAATGGCAAGAGGAATCGAGGATTCAATCATCCTGATCACAAGCTTAACCTTCTCGGTCAT GCATGGAAGCTGTTTCAGGAAGGCCGACCTGAGGATTTGATGGACGCGCCAGTGAGGGATTCATGCGATATATCTGAAGTGGGGCGGTCTATTCAAGTGGGTTTGCTATGCGTCCAACAGAGTCCGGAAGATAGGCCCAGTATGGCTTCAGTTGTTCTCATGTTGAGCAGCGATATTTCTCTGCCTCAGCCCAAAGAGCCCGGGTTCTTCACCGAACGACAGCTAATTGAGGGTGATTCATCTTCGAGCAAGATTGACTTTTGCTCAACAAATAAAATGACCATGACATTGTTGACAGCTCGATAG